In Vibrio lentus, the genomic stretch ATACCACTAAACTTGCGTGGTACGGCACTTTTGCTTAATGAAGGGGGAATCAAAGCTTCAATGAAGGCAAAAATAATGAGTCAGAGAATACAAGCTCAAAGAATAATATATTTTAATAATCATAGAGGTAGAGAGATTTAACCCTCTCCACCCAATAAAAAACCAGCCTCAATAGCTAAGCTGAAAAACGAAATTTTACGCAGCGGTATTCATCTGAAAGTTACCAGTAAGCGCATTATAAAATTCACTGTTATCCAAAATACCGACCAGTTTATTGTCTTCCACCAGCAAAATCGGGTGATTACTTAGCTGTTTCAGTTTAATCGCATCGCGCATGCCAATCTCTGGACTTGCCACTACAACACTCGACGCGCTGATTGCCGTTAAATCGTCGGATTCGTTCCACTCAACAAGCGCTAAAGTCGATTCACCTTTTACAGATAAAGTACCTTCACTCTGCTCAATCCATAAGTCTTTAGAGTCACAGATCTTCCAACTTTCATCTTCTTGTTTCAAAGAATCCAAAGGCTGCATCAACGAACGACCTTTCAATACGTTCAACGGGTTAGTGTGTGCGACAAAATCTTTCACATATTCCGTTTTTGGTGTGAGTACGATCTCTTCAGGCTTACCATGTTGAATCAACTTGCCTGACTCCATGATCGCAATGTTATTACCAATCTTCAGCGCTTCGTCTAAATCATGACTCACGAACAGAATCGTTTTGTTAAGCTTGTTTTGCAATAGAATTAGCTCATCTTGCAACTGCGCACGAATCAGCGGATCCAGCGCTGAAAACGGTTCATCCATAAGAAGAATGTCGGTATCCATCGCAAAGGCACGCGCTAGGCCAACACGTTGCTGCATACCGCCAGAAAGCTCATGCGGATACTTGGTTTCCCACTCTGCCAAACCCACCATTTCAAGCTGTTCACGCGCTTTAGCACGACGAACATCTTTGGCTACGCCTTGCATTTCTAGACCAAACGCCACGTTATCTAATACGTTTAACCAAGGCATTAGGGCAAATTTTTGGAACACCATCGAAACGCGGTGAGTACGAAGGTGACGCAAGGTCGCTTCGTCGCACTGTTCACCTAAATCAACCAGCTTGTCTCCATCTTTGATCGCCAATGAGCCACGGCTGATCTCATTCAAGCCATTAACTGCGCGAAGCAAAGATGATTTACCAGAACCAGACAAACCCATCAGCACACAAATCTCGCCTTCTTCAACGGTCAGCGACACATTATCTACGCCAACCACTTGGCCAGTCTCATCAATGATCTCTTGGCGAGTTTTACCTTGGTCGAGCAGCTCAAGCGCTTGCTTCGGCTTATCACCAAACACAACATCGAGGTTCTTAATGGTAATCGCGTCCATTGTCTTTTTTTCCTGAGAGTTAGACATGATTAAGCTTCCTTCTGGTTTGGTGTTTTGCACAAGCGATCAAGAATGATAGCGACTAATACAATCGCCAACCCGGCTTCAAAACCTTGTGAGATGTTCACTGTGTTCAATGCGCGAACAACAGGTTTACCAAGCCCGTCAGCACCGACAAGAGCGGCGATAACCACCATCGAAAGCGACAACATAATACATTGAGTTACACCCGCCATAATGCTTGGTAAGGCAGCAGGTAATTCCACTTTCATCAGCAATTTCATGCGGCTTGCACCAAACGCTTTACCCGCTTCAATCAACTCTTCAGGCACTTTGGTGACGCCTAAGTAGGTCAAACGAATTGGCGCGGCAATAGCAAAGATGATGGTCGAGATTAAGCCAGGAACGATGCCCAAGCCGAATAAAACCAAAGTCGGAATCAGATACACAAACGTTGGAACCGTCTGCATTAAATCAAGAATGGGTCTAAGCACCGTATACAACCAAGGGCGATGCGCGGCCATAATGCCAACTGGAACGCCAATTAATACGGAAATCGTTGTCGCTGCAAACACGAGGACAAAGGTTTCCAGCATTTCTTGCCAGTAGCCAAGGTTTAAAATAGTCAGCAAAGCTGCAACCACGAAAATCACAAGCGAGGGTTTACGGTGTAAATACCATGCAATCGCCGCAGTCATCACGATTGGTAAAGCCGGTGGCATCCACTTAAATACATCGACTAAAAACATAATGACGGTTTCTAGAAAAATCGAAATAGCGTCAAAGAAACCTGCTGCATTGATTGTTAGCCAATCAACACCCGCTTCCATCCATTGACCAACAGGGATTTTGTTTTCCGTAATAAAATTCACAATATTGCCTTTTATTATGGGTGGGCTACTTCAAACCAATAGACAATTGGCAAGCCCACCTTTTTTATTTATAGAGCTTTGATAAATAGATCGATAGCTAGGTAAAACTAAGCTTTAACTTGTTTTAGGTATTCAGTAACCGCTTGAGTCGCTGATTCACCTTTATGCGTTTTTACGTTGTCTAACCAAGCTTCAACTTGTTGAGGGTTATTGTTCAACCATTGTTGAGCCGCTTTTTCTGGCTTCACTTTTTGGTTAAGAATCTCTTCCATCAACTGGTTTTCCATCTCTAGAGTGAACTCTAGGTTTTGTAGAAGTTGACCGACGTTTGCACATTCAGACAGGTAGTTTGAACGAACATTGGTGTAAACATTTGCTCCGCCGTAGTTCGGGCCAAAGAAGTCGTCACCACCTGAAAGGTATTCCATCTCAACATTGCTGTTCATTGGGTGCGGTGCCCAACCAAGATAAACGATCCACTGGCTACGACGAGCAGCGCGAGATACTTGCGATACCATGCCCGCTTCACTTGATTCCACTAGGCTGAAATCTTTTAAGCCAAACGCGTCAGCATCAATCATTGATTGGATTAAGCGGTTACCATCGTTACCCGGTTCAATACCGTAGATGCGATCTTTAAATTTGTCGGCATGTTTTGCTAGGTCGGCGAAGCTTTTCACGCCAGAGTCATACACGTATTTAGGAACAGCAAGCGTGTATTTTGCGCCTTCAAGGTTGGCACGCACTGTCTCAACCGTTCCCGCTTCGCGGTACTTAGCGATGTCGCCTTCCATAGTTGGCATCCAGTTACCTAGGAATACATCAATATCGCCGTTCGCCATTGAAGAGTAAGTAACCGGTACTGAAAGTAGGTCAGTTTTGGTTTTGTAGCCTAGGCCTTTAAGTAGCTCAGAAGTGACAGCCGTTGTTGCGGTAATGTCTGTCCAACCAACATCAGCGAAGCGTACGTTTTCACATTGTTGTGGTTCAACAGAAGCGTTAGCACCAAATGCAAACGAGCTGATCGCGAGTGCTGTTAACGTTTTTGTCGTCACGTTCTGAATATTTAGAGTCGTCATAATGGTTCCTTTTTATCTTTCCTTTTGCTGCTCGATATCAACACCGATAGAGAGCAGTTCTTCTGACTTTTGACTAATTAGTTTTGTTATTTTTTGCTTGTTACTTGTTGTTTTTATTCTTTGCTGCTTTTGCTATTTTTTAACTAATAACTGACGCTTACGCTTCTCTTACTGGCTTATTGATTCTTTGGGTTTCTTCCCATTCCGGTGCTATCCATACCGGAACGTTTTGCTCTTTTAGAACGGGCTTACCTAAAATCAAATCGGAAGCACGCTCAGCAACCATAATGGTCGGTGCGTTCAAATTACCGTTTGGAATAACAGGGAAAACAGACGAGTCGACAACACGTAGGCTATCAATACCGCGAACACGACACTCTTCATCAAGCACTGCCATTGGGTCATCATCAGCGCCCATTTTGCAGCCACAAGAAGGGTGATAAGCACTTTCAACGTTCTGCTTAACCCATTCGTCGATCGCTTCATCTGAAGTTACGCTCAGACCTGGCTGAATCTCTTCGCCACGGTAAACATCCATCGCAGGTTGCGACAAAATCTCACGGGTTAAGCGAATACAATCGCGCCAATCTTGGCGATCTTGTTCGGTTGAGATGTAGTTGAAAATGATCTCTGGCTTGGCATGTGGGTCAGCCGAAGTGATCGCTACCGTACCGCGACTTTCTGGCTTGTTAGGCCCAACATGAACTTGGAAACCGTGACCATCAAAGGCCGCTTGTCCGTCGTAACGCATCGCTGCTGGCAGAAAGTGATATTGAATATTCGGCCACTTCAATCCTTTGCGAGAGCGAATGAACGCGCACGATTCAAAGTGGTTAGTGGCCCCCAAACCTTTGCGAGTCAAAATCCACTCTGCGCCAATCATGCCCTTGCTGACTAAACCAAGCTTGCTGTTGAGCGTGATGGGTTCGTTGCAGTGATATTGGAAGTACACTTCTAGATGGTCTTGTAGGTTTTCACCGACACCGCTCAGTTCGTGTTTAAGCTCAACACCCGCCTTTTCAAGCACCGCTTTCGGGCCGATACCAGAAAGTTGCAGCAGTTGAACCGAGCCAATAGAACCCGCAGAAGAGATCACTTCTTTGTTCGCCACGGCAACTTGAGTATTACCTGACTTTTCAAACTCAACACCAACCGCTTTCAAGCCTGATTGGCCTTCTGATGACTGGTCTTTTACAACGAGAGCTTCAAGTAAGAAACGACGCGCCACGATGCCTTTTTTCAAGGTGAGGTTTGAACGCTTCAATGCACGACGTAGATAAGCGTTAGAGGTTGAGGCTCTAACACCCTTGTCTACAGTCATGTGCATGGTGCCGAAGCCTTCTTGCTGGTAGCCGTTGTAATCTTGTGTTTCTGGGTAACCGGCGTCTTTACCTGCATCAATGAATGCTTGGTAAAGGGGGTTAAGCGCCATATCGTTGCCGTTACAAGTGCCGACTGGGCCATTGTCGCCACGATATTCGTCACCACCTTTATTCCATGATTCAGCACGGCGGAAGTAAGGCAAGCAAGCTTGGTAATTCCAACCGGCTGCGCCCTCTTCTTCCCATTGGTCAAAGTCACAAGCGTGGCCACGAACGTAAACCATGCCGTTGATCGATGAGCTGCCACCCAACACCTTGCCGCGTGGACAATGCAGTTCACGTCCATCAAGGCCCGGTTCTTGTTGGGTCTCAAATTGCCAAGCGTACTTTTCAGTATTCATCGGGTAAGAAAGCGCAGTCGGCATTTGGATAAAAATACTCTTATCCGTACCACCCGCTTCCAATAATAAAACGCTATGTTCACCGCTTTCCGTTAGCCTATCCGCTAACACACAGCCGGCCGAACCCGCGCCGACGATAATATAATCGTAGCGTTGTTCCATGTTTTGATTTCCCTGAGATGAGTCAGTAGGGCTAGCTCTGTTAAGCTAACCCATAAAATTGAGTGTTACGCGTTAGGCATAAGGGCTGGCGTAGTCGCCAAGTTCAATAAGAATGCTCTTAGTCTGCGTATAGTGGAGTAGAGTCTCTGGCCCGTTTTCGCGGCCAACCCCTGAAAGTTTGTAGCCACCAACAGGCATTTCTGCAGGTGAGTCACCCCATGTATTAACCCAACAAATACCCGCCTGCATTTGATGAATGACACGGTGAGCGCGAGAAAGGTTTTGTGTGAACACACCAGCAGCGAGGCCGTATTGAGTATCGTTAGCACGACGAATCACATCGTCTTCGTCCGTAAACTTCAACACTGACATTACAGGGCCGAAGATCTCTTGTTGAACGTGAGGCATGTCGTCATGGCAATCTGTGAATACCGTAGGAATAACAAAGTTGCCGTTTGCTAAGCCGTTGTCCGTCACTTGATAGCCGCCAGTCAGCAGAGTTGCACCCGACTGTTTAGCCAGCTCAATTGCTTCAAGGACTTTTGAAAGGTGTTCTTTAGAAATCAACGCGCCGATCTGAGTCTCCATATCCATCGGGTTACCAATGATGAGCTTCTCAGTACGTGTTTTAAGTTGGTCGATAAATGCGTCGTAGATGTTTTCGTGTACATAAACACGAGTACCGTTAGTACACACTTCGCCTTGGGTGTAGAAATTAGCGACCATTGAAGCCGATACCGCGTCGTCTAATTTCGCATCATCAAAGATGATCATTGGTGATTTACCACCGAGCTCCATCGTTACAGACTTGAGTGTTTTAGCACTGTCTGACATTACCGCTTTGCCCGTACCCGTTTCGCCTGTGAACGACACTTTAGCGATGTCGGGGTGAGCCGTTAGCATTTGGCCGACACGGTAATCGCCCTGAACTACGTTAAACACGCCATCAGGAAGACCAGCTTCAGTAAAGATCTCAGCAAGTTTCAGTGCTGTTAGCGGCGTTTCTTCTGAAGGCTTGAAAATCATCGCGTTACCCGCAGCGAGTGCCGGAGCCGATTTCCACATTGCGATTTGGATAGGGTAATTCCACGCGCCAATGCCCGCACAGATACCTAGCGGTTCACGGCGTGTGTAGAAAAATTGAGATTCACTAAGAGATTGTTGATCGCCTTGCAGCGTAGGTGCTAGCCCTGCGAAATACTCAATAACGTCGGCGCCAGAAGCCACATCGACTTCGATCGCTTCTTGTAACGGCTTGCCCGTATCGACAACCTCAAGGTTCGCAAGGTCATTATTTCGAGCTCTAAGTATCTCTACCGCCTTTAAAAGAATGCGGCTGCGTTCTACGGCTGTCATTGCTGACCATACCGCAAATCCGCGCTTCGCCGATTCAATCGCATTTTCAACGTCAGCTGAAGAAGCTTGGCCAAGCGTTGCGATAGGTTCACCGTTTGCAGGGTTAATGCTGACGAAAGTTTCGCCTGAGGTAGCGTCAACCGCTTTACCATCGATGTATAACGAGTTCATTTCCATTTGATCTTCTGACTTAATTATTGTTGTTAGACTCTATCGGTCTATGTATTTGTGAATGCATATCGTTGTTGAGAGCGAGCCTTTTGAGCTCACTCACTAGAATTTTTGATGAATCATTAATCGCGCTGACACGAGTAAAACGTAAGCTGCTTGTCTAAGTAGTCATTGATGATTGCACGAGCTTTATCGGCATTAATGCCTTCAGGATTGAGCGTCCCTCTCAGCCAGATGCCATCAATTAATGATGCAATTCCGTGTGCGATCAATTCCGCTTGATCAGGTTGAAAAATCGATTTTAATTCAATAAGTAAGTGAGAAATCAAACGCTTTTCATTCACGCGCTGAAGACGCTTGAGTTGAGCGTCATGCATCGAATAAGACCAGAATGCGAGCCATGTTTTCGACACTTTATTTTCCGCTTGATAGCCTTCGAAATTACCGTTGATGATAGCGTTGATCCTTTGCTGGTGAGCATCAGCAGGGAGCGCTTTTAATTCTGTTGTTACGGTATTCGAAAGTTGACGCAGTATTTCTCGCATGGTCTCTTCGAGCAGGCCATGTTTCCCACCAAAATAGTGATTAATGATCCCTGTCGACACACCCGCCTCTTTGCTGATCAGCGCAATACTCGCAGCATGTAAACCCACTCGATCAATCACGGTCATCGTAGCTTGGACGAGTTGTGGTTTACGTATATCAGGCATCCCTACCTTGGGCATTTCTTAGTCCTTTTATTTTTCATTGAACGTTCAATTAATTATAAAATGCCAGAAAAGTAGTTAGGGTTCAAATGATTATTTAAAACAAACCCTTAACAACACAGCATTCAAATCACAATAAATCATTTTAAAACAATCAGTTAAATATCATTTAGAGCACTAATGAAATCAATTAAAGATTTGAGGTGTGATAGTTATTGGTCAAATGTTTTTGCTCAATAAGCACAAAATTCAACCACACCTACTCCCGAAAAAATTGGGGAGAGTGATGTACAACTGGCTTTTAGGGTAGGAATTGAAGGCCAAACAACAAGAATGAGAACAGATAGGAGAAGTAGAATAAAAAGAACTAGAGCACCCTCACTTATTCGGATGCAATAGCTCTAAGGGCGCCATCAATAGGCATGATTGACTGACTCAAGACATCTAAAACGCTAGGTGGTAACTGTTGCTCGCTTGGTCCAGTTTAATTACCCAACTCTGCTCTTGTACTTTGCTGCTCATCGGTACCCAACGGGCATAGATTTGCTCCCAATTACCATTGACCTCCAACTCCACGACATCGGTATGAGTTGGGTAAACCGTAGTAATTCTGGAAGTGGGTTCTGCCACTACATCGCCATTACTCATGACGAATGCTGATTCAGAGTACAAGTGCAAGGCACCGGGCGTCACACCGGTGTAATCCATCGACAAACTGATTTTCTCACCGATATCAAACGAGAAGCCGACGGGTGCCACAATATCCGAGGTGTTGATTACCGCAGCCGCAACAGGTTGAGAGGGCGTTGCAGGCAATTGAACTGGCGTTGGGGTAACTGCTGGCGTCTGCGCTGGTGATGCACTTGAGTTGCCGCCTCCTCCACCGCCACAGGCGCTAACCAACAACGAGAGAGATGTCATAGCGATTAATTTGCTCGTATTGTTCATGGTTCTCTCCTATTCATCGGTCGCTGAAATAACTTTATTGGTGATTGATGCCTTGTACCATTCTCTGTCTGTTTCGCCGTTACTGGTTACCCAGGTTGGAAACAATGTGTAAGCTTCACTGATATCAACCAATTCCACTGGGTGATCCCACTCATCACGAATATTAATCACCCATGGCATGTTGTTGCTGGTTTTGAAGGACTCAGAACCTGAAGAGCTATCATCGTGGCTGTTGAACAAGGTGTTGTTCATGTCACTGGTACCAGAAAATGCTTTAAGGTGTGTTTGCCAAGTCATGCCCGGTGGCGTTCCAACAAAATCACCGTGATAAATTCCGTCAGCGGCAAAAATGAATGAATCATAAGGCGGATAACCGATGTCATCACGAGACACAGGAGTCGTAAACTCCACATACAGCTGATAGTTGAGAACATCAGCATTTTGCTGATCAGAACACGCACTTTGGGTTCGGTAGAAAACGCAACTTTCCGAAAGTTCTCCTAGGTTATCGAGGTCGACCCTTAGATCCTCAGATACCATCAGAATCGTCTCACTGTCCCCTTCCTTGAGAATAGTATGAGCAACCGCCACACCATTTCGAGTCAGGGTTGTAGATGCCACATTGGCAGGCAGGACGTTCGGTAGCTTAACGGCATAGCCATTAGAGTAGCCTGCTCCCATGGCTTGGAGTGTATAGTCTATCGTCAGGTTTTCTAGCGCTCGTTGTCCGTTGAGTTGTTCTGTCACTTTGTAGCGCCACACCACATCATTAAAGTCGTAATCCCCTTTTAAGGGCCAGTTATCTTCAAATGCGATCGTTGCATAGCTGTTCGAACTTGGATAAACCGACGTTACTGTCACGTCATCATTATTCTCTTGAACAAGCACTTCGTATTTGGAATCTGTCGTGCCATCTTCATTAACCCCATCAACGGCGGTAAATGGCGTCACTTCGACCGTGAAAATCAGATCATTAAAGTCGTTGTCCCCAGTTGGTCGATAGATATCCTCAAAGCCCAGTACCAAGAATTCATTTTCTGTATCAAGGAAAGCGACATTGTGTCTTCTGTTTTCAGCGGTTGCCTCTGGGTTAATCGAAGGATAGCTGTAGAAGGGAACTCCCCAACCACCAAGCCACGGGATGTTGTTGTAAGACCCCTCCCAACCCCAACCATTAGAAATGATAAAAAAGGCCAGTGTTTGGCCAGCAGTGAGTTGAACACTGAGATCTATGGTATCCCCCTCTTCCATCTCACCAACACTAGCGACTGATGTATTGGGGAACACAATAACGTGCGCATTGATATCGTCTTTGGTCGTTGGAGGGTTATTGGTATCAAAAACGAAGTAACCAAGAGTGTTGCGATAACCTGCTCCTTCGTTGAGAAATGTTATTTTGGCGGTTGCGTACTCTGCGCCGTTGAGCTCATCGTCAATATCAATACTCGAATAACGCTCCGGTGAAATAAAAGCACTGTTCACGGCAGTGCCTTCTGGCAACATCGAATAGACATTGGTTAAAACATCTTGAGGAAG encodes the following:
- the choV gene encoding choline ABC transporter ATP-binding protein — translated: MSNSQEKKTMDAITIKNLDVVFGDKPKQALELLDQGKTRQEIIDETGQVVGVDNVSLTVEEGEICVLMGLSGSGKSSLLRAVNGLNEISRGSLAIKDGDKLVDLGEQCDEATLRHLRTHRVSMVFQKFALMPWLNVLDNVAFGLEMQGVAKDVRRAKAREQLEMVGLAEWETKYPHELSGGMQQRVGLARAFAMDTDILLMDEPFSALDPLIRAQLQDELILLQNKLNKTILFVSHDLDEALKIGNNIAIMESGKLIQHGKPEEIVLTPKTEYVKDFVAHTNPLNVLKGRSLMQPLDSLKQEDESWKICDSKDLWIEQSEGTLSVKGESTLALVEWNESDDLTAISASSVVVASPEIGMRDAIKLKQLSNHPILLVEDNKLVGILDNSEFYNALTGNFQMNTAA
- the choW gene encoding choline ABC transporter permease subunit; protein product: MNFITENKIPVGQWMEAGVDWLTINAAGFFDAISIFLETVIMFLVDVFKWMPPALPIVMTAAIAWYLHRKPSLVIFVVAALLTILNLGYWQEMLETFVLVFAATTISVLIGVPVGIMAAHRPWLYTVLRPILDLMQTVPTFVYLIPTLVLFGLGIVPGLISTIIFAIAAPIRLTYLGVTKVPEELIEAGKAFGASRMKLLMKVELPAALPSIMAGVTQCIMLSLSMVVIAALVGADGLGKPVVRALNTVNISQGFEAGLAIVLVAIILDRLCKTPNQKEA
- a CDS encoding choline ABC transporter substrate-binding protein: MTTLNIQNVTTKTLTALAISSFAFGANASVEPQQCENVRFADVGWTDITATTAVTSELLKGLGYKTKTDLLSVPVTYSSMANGDIDVFLGNWMPTMEGDIAKYREAGTVETVRANLEGAKYTLAVPKYVYDSGVKSFADLAKHADKFKDRIYGIEPGNDGNRLIQSMIDADAFGLKDFSLVESSEAGMVSQVSRAARRSQWIVYLGWAPHPMNSNVEMEYLSGGDDFFGPNYGGANVYTNVRSNYLSECANVGQLLQNLEFTLEMENQLMEEILNQKVKPEKAAQQWLNNNPQQVEAWLDNVKTHKGESATQAVTEYLKQVKA
- the betA gene encoding choline dehydrogenase; this encodes MEQRYDYIIVGAGSAGCVLADRLTESGEHSVLLLEAGGTDKSIFIQMPTALSYPMNTEKYAWQFETQQEPGLDGRELHCPRGKVLGGSSSINGMVYVRGHACDFDQWEEEGAAGWNYQACLPYFRRAESWNKGGDEYRGDNGPVGTCNGNDMALNPLYQAFIDAGKDAGYPETQDYNGYQQEGFGTMHMTVDKGVRASTSNAYLRRALKRSNLTLKKGIVARRFLLEALVVKDQSSEGQSGLKAVGVEFEKSGNTQVAVANKEVISSAGSIGSVQLLQLSGIGPKAVLEKAGVELKHELSGVGENLQDHLEVYFQYHCNEPITLNSKLGLVSKGMIGAEWILTRKGLGATNHFESCAFIRSRKGLKWPNIQYHFLPAAMRYDGQAAFDGHGFQVHVGPNKPESRGTVAITSADPHAKPEIIFNYISTEQDRQDWRDCIRLTREILSQPAMDVYRGEEIQPGLSVTSDEAIDEWVKQNVESAYHPSCGCKMGADDDPMAVLDEECRVRGIDSLRVVDSSVFPVIPNGNLNAPTIMVAERASDLILGKPVLKEQNVPVWIAPEWEETQRINKPVREA
- the betB gene encoding betaine-aldehyde dehydrogenase gives rise to the protein MEMNSLYIDGKAVDATSGETFVSINPANGEPIATLGQASSADVENAIESAKRGFAVWSAMTAVERSRILLKAVEILRARNNDLANLEVVDTGKPLQEAIEVDVASGADVIEYFAGLAPTLQGDQQSLSESQFFYTRREPLGICAGIGAWNYPIQIAMWKSAPALAAGNAMIFKPSEETPLTALKLAEIFTEAGLPDGVFNVVQGDYRVGQMLTAHPDIAKVSFTGETGTGKAVMSDSAKTLKSVTMELGGKSPMIIFDDAKLDDAVSASMVANFYTQGEVCTNGTRVYVHENIYDAFIDQLKTRTEKLIIGNPMDMETQIGALISKEHLSKVLEAIELAKQSGATLLTGGYQVTDNGLANGNFVIPTVFTDCHDDMPHVQQEIFGPVMSVLKFTDEDDVIRRANDTQYGLAAGVFTQNLSRAHRVIHQMQAGICWVNTWGDSPAEMPVGGYKLSGVGRENGPETLLHYTQTKSILIELGDYASPYA
- the betI gene encoding transcriptional regulator BetI, with the translated sequence MPKVGMPDIRKPQLVQATMTVIDRVGLHAASIALISKEAGVSTGIINHYFGGKHGLLEETMREILRQLSNTVTTELKALPADAHQQRINAIINGNFEGYQAENKVSKTWLAFWSYSMHDAQLKRLQRVNEKRLISHLLIELKSIFQPDQAELIAHGIASLIDGIWLRGTLNPEGINADKARAIINDYLDKQLTFYSCQRD
- a CDS encoding LruC domain-containing protein; translated protein: MRNWNSIILPSCLMPCVALALTTADLTFESGADASNYSAKGKPNNTYSIAESLPQDVLTNVYSMLPEGTAVNSAFISPERYSSIDIDDELNGAEYATAKITFLNEGAGYRNTLGYFVFDTNNPPTTKDDINAHVIVFPNTSVASVGEMEEGDTIDLSVQLTAGQTLAFFIISNGWGWEGSYNNIPWLGGWGVPFYSYPSINPEATAENRRHNVAFLDTENEFLVLGFEDIYRPTGDNDFNDLIFTVEVTPFTAVDGVNEDGTTDSKYEVLVQENNDDVTVTSVYPSSNSYATIAFEDNWPLKGDYDFNDVVWRYKVTEQLNGQRALENLTIDYTLQAMGAGYSNGYAVKLPNVLPANVASTTLTRNGVAVAHTILKEGDSETILMVSEDLRVDLDNLGELSESCVFYRTQSACSDQQNADVLNYQLYVEFTTPVSRDDIGYPPYDSFIFAADGIYHGDFVGTPPGMTWQTHLKAFSGTSDMNNTLFNSHDDSSSGSESFKTSNNMPWVINIRDEWDHPVELVDISEAYTLFPTWVTSNGETDREWYKASITNKVISATDE